One Alphaproteobacteria bacterium genomic window, GCGTCGCACCCCAAGCTCCCGTGCCAGAGCGCTGACGTTCTCTCCGGACTCCATGCGAGACACAGCCGATACCTTCAGTTCTCGGCTCAAAACAACTGCTCTACCACCGGACATGCGTTCCTCCTCTTGGAACTGTCCCTAATTTTATCTGTCTCACATCAGGGGTGCAGTCCAACCTCATCGACCCCATCGACCCCAGTTATCGACCCCAGTTATCCCTCCGCCGCCGCCTCCAGCGCCGCCAGGATGCGTGGCGGTGACATCGGCAGGGCGCGAAGCCGCACCCCGGTGGCGTCGCGCACGGCGTTGGCCACTGCCGCCAAGGTGGGCACGATGTTGGCCTCGCCGGCTCCCTTGACGCCATAGGGGTGCAAGGGGTTCGTGACCTCGACCAGCACGGCCTCGATCATCGGCAGGTCCGAGGCCACCGGCATGCGGTAATCGAGGAACGAGGGATTTTCGAGGTGACCCTCGGCGTCGTAGAGGTATTCCTCGTTGAGCGCCCAGCCGATGCCCTGGACCACGCCGCCCTGGATCTGGCCCTCGACGTAGCCGGGATGGACGGCCCGGCCCACGTCCTGGGCCGCGGTGGCGCGCAACACCGTCACCTTGCCGGTTTCCGGGTCGACCTCGACGTCGCACATCACCGTGGCCACGCCGGGACCCGAACAATCGGCGTTGACCGAGGCGCGGCCGCCGATGGGGCCGCCAGTGGTGGCCTTGGCGGCGGCGATCTGGGCCAGCGAGAGCGGCTCGAAATCGCCCACGTTGCTGCCCGCCGGCCTGGCCTCGCCGTCCTCCCAGGTGACGCCTTCGGGATCGACGTTCCACATCAGGGCGGCGCGCCGGCAGAGCTCGGCTATGACCTCGTTCGCGGTATTGATCACCGCCAGCCCGGTGGCCAGGGTCACCCGGCTGCCACCCGAGAGGAAAGTAAAGCCCACGTTGGCGGTGTCGGCCACGCTGATGCGCACGTCGTGATAGTCGATGCCCAGGGTCTCGGCCGCCATCATGGCCAGCGAGGCGCGGCTGCCGCTGAGGTCGGGGCTGCCGGTAGCCACCACCACGGTGCCGTCGTCGTTGACGTGCATGGTGGCCGAGGATTCGCCGCCGGCATTGAACCAGTAGCCCGAAGCCACGCCGCGCCCCTGGTTCTCGGCCAAGGGCGCCCGGTAGTGCGGGTGCGTCATCAGCGCCTCGACGGTCTCGGCATAGCCGATGTTCTTGAACGTCAAATCGAAAACCGTGGTGCTGCCGTTGCGGGCGGCGTTCTTGAGGCGCAATTCCAGCGGATCGATGCCCAGTTTGCGGGCCAGTTCGTCGAGCGTGCTTTCCACGGCATAGGTGGCGACCGGCGAGCCCGGCGCCCGATAGGCCGCGGCCTTGGGCCGGTTGACCACGACGTCGTAGCCCCGGGATCGGGTATTGGCCAGGTCGTAGCGGGTGAAGGCAACCATGCAGGCGTTGACCATCGGCGAGCCGGGGAAGGCGCCGGCCTGGTACATGAAGCTGGCCTCGGCCGCCGTGATGGTGCCGTCGGCGCTGGCGCCCAGCTTCACTTTCATGGCGCTGCCGGACGTCGGGCCCGAGGCCTTGAAAACCTCCTGGCGGTTCATGGCGAGCTTGACCGGCCGGCCGCTCTTGCGCGCCAGCACCAGCGCCACCGGCTCGACGTAGACCACGGTCTTGCCGCCGAAGGCCCCGCCCACCTCGGCCTCAGTCACCGTCAGGTCGGCCTGCTTCATGCCCACCAGCTTGGCGGTCATGGCG contains:
- a CDS encoding xanthine dehydrogenase family protein molybdopterin-binding subunit, translated to MNDEAEKTYRWVGSRPVRPDGVDKVTGAARFAADFSLPGQLVGRILRSPHAHARILGIDTSKAEALAGVKAVVTAADFPELPFAYVGPNRLEANFAHISRNVMAREKALYEGHTVAAVAATSARVAARALKLIKVDYEVLPHVIDVVEAMQPGAPLLHEDMITRGLEPAPDTPSNVAKYAEFGVGDVERGFAQADQIVEMEFTTQPVHQGYIEPHACLARYDQQGHGEIWCSSQGHFTVRAMTAKLVGMKQADLTVTEAEVGGAFGGKTVVYVEPVALVLARKSGRPVKLAMNRQEVFKASGPTSGSAMKVKLGASADGTITAAEASFMYQAGAFPGSPMVNACMVAFTRYDLANTRSRGYDVVVNRPKAAAYRAPGSPVATYAVESTLDELARKLGIDPLELRLKNAARNGSTTVFDLTFKNIGYAETVEALMTHPHYRAPLAENQGRGVASGYWFNAGGESSATMHVNDDGTVVVATGSPDLSGSRASLAMMAAETLGIDYHDVRISVADTANVGFTFLSGGSRVTLATGLAVINTANEVIAELCRRAALMWNVDPEGVTWEDGEARPAGSNVGDFEPLSLAQIAAAKATTGGPIGGRASVNADCSGPGVATVMCDVEVDPETGKVTVLRATAAQDVGRAVHPGYVEGQIQGGVVQGIGWALNEEYLYDAEGHLENPSFLDYRMPVASDLPMIEAVLVEVTNPLHPYGVKGAGEANIVPTLAAVANAVRDATGVRLRALPMSPPRILAALEAAAEG